Within Myxococcales bacterium, the genomic segment TAGTGGGCCGGGCAAGCTCAGTGGCGAGTTTGATACGTTGAGCTTCGCCTCCCGACAATGTCGGAGCGGGCTGTCCGAGCCTGAGATAGCCCAGTCCCAGCGCTTGCATGGCCCCACAGATCCGTTCGGCTTTGGTGATCGCGCGAAGAAACCCTCGCGCCTCGGAGACGGAGCAATCGAGCAACTCCGCAACACTTAGCCCCTTGTAGCGAATCTTAAGTGTTTCTGCGCCAAATCGACGGCCGCCGCATTGTGCACACGGTACCTCGATTCCGGGCAACAATCCCATGTCCATCTGGACGCGGCCCGCGCCCTGGCATTCTTCACATCGGCCCCCTTTGATATTGAAACTAAACCGCGATGCTTTGTATCCCCGGGCCCGCGCCTCGGGCAACGTGGCGTAAAGGGAGCGTATGATGTCCCAAAGACCTGTGTAGGTGGCAGGGTTCGATCGGGCATTGCGCCCGATTGCTTGCTGGTCCACCGAAATAACTTTATCGACGTGTGTCATCCCCGTGACAGTTGCAGTGTTCGAGGAAGCTTCTCGTTTCAGAGCTTGTCCGGTAAGGGCAGGAAGCAGCACATCACGAACTAACACGGTTTTTCCGCTTCCGCTGATCCCGGTAATGCACACAAGATTCCCAAGTGGGATATCCACGTTCACATTATGCAGGTTGTGCGCTGAGCCCCCCGTGATGGTTAGGTGCTGTTTGCCTACGGGGCGACGGGTGCTCGGCCGATTGAGTTTTCGCCGGCCACTTAGATATTGTCCCGTGATAGATCGTAAATCGGACGCGATTTGCTCGGGCGGCCCCTGGCTCAGCACTTCTCCGCCGTAGATGCCAGCGCCTGGCCCCACATCCATTATATAGTCTGCCTGCCTGATGATCGAGAGATCATGTTCCACGATCAGGACGCTATTCCCTTGCGAGCGAAGTTTGCCAAGCACATCCATCATTTTTGGAAAATCTGCTCGGTGAAGACCGTGCGTTGGCTCATCGACGATGCACAGCACACCACTCATTGCGGTATCCCACTGTCCAACAAGTGAGACTCTGCCCGCTTCCCCTGCAGACAGCGCGGATATTGCACGCGCGAGATCGAGATAGCCAAGGCCGACATGCGACATAAATTCGAGTCGCTGCTTTAGAGGACCAAGCACTGCGCGGCGAAGGTTGTCGCCTACCGACCCCTCATGAAGCTCAGAAAGCCATCTCAGCAGCGCCTCGATCGACATCGCGCGCAGCTCTGAAAATCGATATGCGCCAAGCCATACGGATCGTGCAGCAGCCGAGAGTCGGGTCCCCTGACAAGATGCGCAGGCGACCGCCTGTAAAGGGTCTTCCGATGCCATGTGGCCCACACCGTGGCAATCGGGGCAGGCGCCCAGACGATGTGTAAACGAGAGCAATTCCACAGATAATGGCGGCAACTCAAGATTGCACGCGAGGCACAACCACTCTCGCGATGCTTCCTCAACTTTTTCATTGTCATACCGAATGCGGACACGATCCGCTAAGGTGAAGGCGAGTTCGAGAGCTTCTACGATTCTATCTCTCACATTGGGGCCGACCGTCAACCGGTCGATATGTACCTCGACATCGTTCGCCTTACGTGGGATCGCGAGCGAATCGCTATCGAGATAAAAGGGCTGCCCATCAATGCTCACGCGCACAAATCCGCGCAGACGAAGGGTGCTGAGCGCTGCATCCAAGTGCTGGGTCTCGTTCCGGCCAAGTGGAGCAAGCACCGTGAACCGCATCCCCGGTGGATGAGAGAGTATCCGTTCGCTGAGAGCTTGTATGCCCAAAGGCCTCACGGGAGCCTCGCATCGAGGGCAGTGGAGGGTGCCTGACCGTGTGACCAGTACACGGAGGTAATTCTCAAGCCGCGTCACGCTCCCCAAGGTGGCAAGCGAATGCCGCGTGACATGTGATGGCCTGAGGGCCACCGTCGGGGGGAGCCCTTCGATCAGATCGACTTGCGGACGCGGTATATGGGCGAGAAGCTCTTGCGACTCGAAACTCAACATGTCTAGGTATCGGCGCTGCCCTTCTGCGTAGATGGTATCGAGTGCAAGGGAGGACTTGCCCGAGCCGCTTGGACCCGTAACTACCACGAGTGCGTGGTGGGGAAATCGGACCGATACGTTTTTGAGGTTGTGTTCCCGGGCACCCTGCACCGAAACGTACAAGGCGCCGTCCATGGTATGATGTGGGTGAGCTGACGGCGTTTTAGCAATAGAATCTGGGGGCATCATCGCGTGAGATCTAGGGCAATGCGCATCGCCGATTCCATGGCCGTTGCGTCCGCGATATTGGATTTAGCAGCGTCATACGCCACGCCGTGATCCACGCTTGTGCGAACAAACGGAAGACCCCAGGTCACATTCACTGCGCGCGTCCAGTCAATGAGTTTTGAAGCAATCGTGGCTTGGTCGTGATACATCGCCACCACGCTCGAATAGATGCCTTCGGCAGCACAACGAAACGCGGTCTCAGCGCCGAGAGGGCCCACGAGCCTGAGTTTCCCGTGCCGGAATACCGCATGTTTTTCGGCTTCACGCATACCGGGCACGATAACCTGCTGCTCCTCGTTGCCAAACAGGCCGTTCT encodes:
- a CDS encoding excinuclease ABC subunit UvrA, which produces MDGALYVSVQGAREHNLKNVSVRFPHHALVVVTGPSGSGKSSLALDTIYAEGQRRYLDMLSFESQELLAHIPRPQVDLIEGLPPTVALRPSHVTRHSLATLGSVTRLENYLRVLVTRSGTLHCPRCEAPVRPLGIQALSERILSHPPGMRFTVLAPLGRNETQHLDAALSTLRLRGFVRVSIDGQPFYLDSDSLAIPRKANDVEVHIDRLTVGPNVRDRIVEALELAFTLADRVRIRYDNEKVEEASREWLCLACNLELPPLSVELLSFTHRLGACPDCHGVGHMASEDPLQAVACASCQGTRLSAAARSVWLGAYRFSELRAMSIEALLRWLSELHEGSVGDNLRRAVLGPLKQRLEFMSHVGLGYLDLARAISALSAGEAGRVSLVGQWDTAMSGVLCIVDEPTHGLHRADFPKMMDVLGKLRSQGNSVLIVEHDLSIIRQADYIMDVGPGAGIYGGEVLSQGPPEQIASDLRSITGQYLSGRRKLNRPSTRRPVGKQHLTITGGSAHNLHNVNVDIPLGNLVCITGISGSGKTVLVRDVLLPALTGQALKREASSNTATVTGMTHVDKVISVDQQAIGRNARSNPATYTGLWDIIRSLYATLPEARARGYKASRFSFNIKGGRCEECQGAGRVQMDMGLLPGIEVPCAQCGGRRFGAETLKIRYKGLSVAELLDCSVSEARGFLRAITKAERICGAMQALGLGYLRLGQPAPTLSGGEAQRIKLATELARPTKGATIYVLDEPASGLHMSDVEMLLAALNGLVNQGHSVLAIEHQLDIIAQADYVIDLGPGAGPDGGRVVGTGTPEALMNNPESLTGAELKKLLLTQM